CTTGATGGCGGCAGGAACCACTTTCTCGATCACCTCTAATTCCCTATTTACACAGATTCGCAAGGCTTGAAAAACCAAAGTGCAGGGGTGAATTTTCTTCGCCGGTTTCACATGTAAAACAGTCCGAAGCACTTCGACTAGTTGGAGAGTAGTTAAGATGGGCTTTTGCATCCTTGCTTTTACAATCGCACGCGCAGCCGCACGCCAATGCTTTTCCTCTCCATATTTTCGAATGATCCGCTCCAGCTCTTCTTGAGACCAGCTGTTGACAATAAGCGCAGCTGTGACAGGATTGCGGGGATCCATACGCATATCTAAAGGGCCATCTTTCAAAAAACTAAACCCCTTTTCTCCCCTATCCAACTGCATAGAAGACACCCCTAAATCAAGAAGAATTCCATCTACAGAGTCTACTTCTAATTGATCCAAAAATTTTTCCAAATCCTCAAAGTTACCTGAAATAAATGTGACTTTATCTTTCCACGAAATTAAATTTTCTGAAGCAATCACAAGTGCAAGAGGGTCTTGGTCGATGGCAATGAGCCGCTCAATTTCAGGGTGTAAAGCCAAAAGAGCAGCAGAATGTCCACCCGCACCGGCAGTCCCATCTACGAAAACACGTAAAGAGCAAGGGCTAAATAACTTAACCACCTCGTTTAATAAAACAGATTGATGAACTCTTGACATAACCTCTCAATTTAGATAGGGATAAGACCTAAAGCCTACCAGAGTCTTATCATTCATGCAATGAGATTGTAGGGGAGCTCCTTCCCTAAAAAAAAGAAGGCTTAGCACCTTTTTTTGCCATAGCGTCTTATTTTTGAAGCAAAGAAAAGTAGCTAGACAGCTTAATTTACAAGAAAATCGGGCCGTGATAAACTAAATATAAAGAGAATAAATGAGACGCTCACTTCTATTAAACTACACTCATTCAACGAGATGGATAATTGCCATGTTAGAAAGGTAATCGCGGCTTAAGGGGAAGGTTATTGATTTCAGCCTTTTTATAAAAAAATTGAACGATGTAGTAAGAGATAAATGAGGAGAGGTATGGCTACTATTGATCAACTAGACCTAAGCGTTTATAACTTGTACGCCATTCGTACCAAAATGTTGGAGCAAATTGACCAACAGTTAAGCCTTAAATCGGCTTCCTCCATTCCACCTCAAACCCAAATTGTTGACGTTTTCCCCAAGTTAACCGAAATAGACATTTTGTTAGGGATCGTTCCGCTTCACACCCCGTGGGCTTATTTTTATCCCCCTCAACGAATTCGCAATCTGAGACGCTCCCCTTTTGCCTTTTATCGGGTTGCTCCCTCGTTAGGCTCTTATGAAGCTCAAGAGGAATTAGAGGCAACCTTAGCTGCAATTCCTTGCAATACTCCCGAAGAAGAGCAAGAAAAAAAAGCCATTTCTAATTGTTTTAAACAAATCAACAAAATTAATGAATGGCTGGGATTCATCGTCGGCCGAATTGGACAATTCTTACAGGGGTAAGGGATGGCTAAAATAAATTGGGTAAAAACTTTGGGATGGACTGAAGAACAACTGGATGAGCTGCGGCTCACAGGTTATGCCTATTTAAGACAGGGGAAGTATGAAATTGCCCTTTCCTTTTATGAAGCCCTAGCGGCTTTAGCGCCCGAGAGCGCTTATGATCTTCAAACGTTAGGCGCGTTGTATTTGCAATTGAATAACCCCCTTAAAGCTTTAAAATGCTTTGACCAGGCGTTAAAAGTGGAGGCAGACCATGCACCCACTCTTTTAAACGTAGCCAAAGCCCTTTTTATGCTCGGGAAAAAAACGGAAGGTCTCAAATTGGCCCACCTTCTTCAAAATGAACCTAGTTTGGCCATTTCCAATACTGCCAAAGCTCTCATTTTAGCTTATAGCTAGGAAGCTCTTTTTAAAACTTTTTTTAGGCAAAAACAGACTTTTTGAACTTCTTCTTCTGACAAATCCACGTATAAAGGTAAAGAAAGCGCCTCAGAATAGTAGGCCTCCATTTCAGGAAAAAAGGGAGAAATATCCCCTAAAGAGGATTTATAAACCGGATGCCTATAAATAGGAATATAATGCACTTGAGTTCCAATTCCTTCCTCATACAGCTTTCGCATAACTTCCGTGCGGGTTTGTTTTATAGCTTTGAAATCGATTTGCACCACGAATAGGTGGTAAGCACTATAGGCATCGTGCTTAGGAGAAAAAAAGTTTAGATGGGGCGTATGCTTGAATAACTGCCGATAAAGGGCAACAAGTCTTTGCCGTTTTGAGATGAAAAAATCAAGACGTTTGAGCTGGCTAAGTCCTAGTGCCGCCTGTAATTCCGTCATATGAAAATTGCCTGTGATTTCTTCCACTTCATAATACCACGGCATTTTCTTCTGCATTTCTCCATTTTTTTCGATCCCATTATTTCTAAAACGGCGCAATCTCTCATCTAAGTCGGGATCATTTGTTAAAACCATTCCCCCTTCACCCGTCGTTAAATTTTTTGCGGGGTGAAAACTGAAAACAGTCATCGCACTCCACCTACAGCTCCCCACTTTTTCACCGCTCGGATAGCGGGAACCTAACGCATGCGCAGCGTCTTCAATGACTAAGACGTTTGGATTCCGTAGCATTTGATCCAATTTTTTCATGTCAACTGGAATGCCGGCAAAATGGACTGGAAGCACCACCGTTTTTCCCCTAGAAGCAGGTAAATTGGCATTGCACGCTAATTGCTCTATGTTTAAGTTTCCACTTTTCCGATCAATATCTACAAAAGTGGGGGTGGTTTTTCTTAAAGAAGCTACCCCTGTACTGATGACAAATGAATTAGGAGTAGTGATAAAACGATCTCCAGGCTGAATTTTTCCCACATGACAAGCAGCCATTAGCCCTGTTGAGGCGCTGTTAAAAGCAACGGCATATTTTGCTCCGCAATAATTTGCGATTGCTTGCTCAAAAGCTTGCACATAAGGCCCACGCGTTAAAAAACTGCCTGACATCGCTTTCATCACTTCTTCTCTGTCGGAATCGTCAATGGATTGACGCGCATATGGAATAAAATTTGGGGCTTCTAACACAACAATTTCCTCTCTCAGTAAGTACACATAAAGGATGAAGACTCGGTAGGAATCTGTCAAGAATTTAAAACATATTGCAGAGTTCCGGCTATTCCTATTTTCCTTCTGGTAGTTTTGAAGGGAATGTTTAAGTATCTTTTCTTGCTTTCAATTTTAAACCTTGGAAGAAAAAGTTCAGAAGAACAAGGGCCTCTCATGCAAAATATCTACACAGACAAGCCCTTGCAAACTCGTGAATCCCTCTAAAAGATAGGCTGCTCCTTAGTAAAAGCAAAGTGGGCGCGCATCTTGTGGCATGAAAGTAAGAAGCAAATCCCCTGGATTTGTTATCTACCATAGAGATAAGAGGTGGATGTTATCAAATGATAGCCTTCCCTTTTTAATCCAAGCATAAAAAACCTTTTTATCAATCCGCTAACAGTTCAAATAAAGCTATCCACCTCTCTATTCAATAAAGTATGAACAATACTCTGGTAAAAATGAGACTGCTTAGCATGATGCCAAATTAACGCCCTTTCAAAGAAAGCTCGCATTTTCTTCCTCGTTTTATCGTTAGATAATAAGCGCGCCAATACAGCTTCCTCTTTATCATTGAAATTCGAATCTGCATTGTAAAGTTTAGCCTTAACAATCAATTTTTGAAAATCTGGGTTATTTTTTAATTCTTGCTCATCAAAACCATTCTTCCCATTTTGGACAATCCCCATGTGCAAGTCATACAAACAAATTTTGCGCTTTCGCTTTTGAGCAACCTCAATTGGCGTTTTTTCTCTATCTTCAACTAGTTTCTTGCGCCAAAATACGCCATCTGTCGATTGGTCCCCCATAATCACCGAGAATTGCTTTTTGCCATTAGGAAACTCGTCCTCTACCACTAAAACCTCGTATAAAGGCTTCTGCTCTTTTCCCAACGGTTGGATGGGCAAGGTGGAGATTTTTTTAGGGCGTAAAGTCACAAAGTTATTCGTTAGGAGTAATTTTGCCTGGGGAGAATTCTTAAAAAAAGGATGAGCTGCGGAGATTTTCCGATCTGCAGCCTTTTGGATCACTGAATGCGCAGAAAATAATAAACACCCAGAACGCCAATAAACAATTCTTCCCATTAAATTTAAGCCCCTATCCACAAAGATTACCCCGGCAGTAAAGAGTAAGATGTACGGCAACACTATGCCACTGACAAAGCTACTGACAAACAGCAGATAGGGAGAGGGCTCCCGCCCACTTTTCGGAGATGGACCGGTGACTAAAGAAGTTATTAAACGGAAGGAGAATAGTAAGACTCTTCGGACAGCTGCCATGATCCGCAAGAGAAGAGTTGAGGAAGGCTTTATCCAGTTATCTTTGTAAAGACTTAAGGACTCCCTCCATTTGTCAGCTTTATGCAACTGCAAGCCGGAAGCATCCATGCTGAATGTTTCTAGGTTAACCTCTACCTGTTTTTCTACATTTTGCTGGATTTCTGCTTCTACGCCTATTTCCACAAAATGTTGTTTTTTTTGCGCAGATAGCTGGCTTTCTCTCTCTTTGATAGCAAGATCATAGGTTAGAAGCTGCTGATGAATGGCCTTTTTTTCAGACTTTCTTAAGCGCTTGAGCTTACCTAGCTGAATGAGTAGCTGATCCCGATAAAGAAGCAGCTCTTCTGCGTCTGTTCTATTTTTAAGAATTCCTCCATAAAGCTTAAAGGCATCCAATTCCACCTTTTCCACTAGAAAGGGGAAAAAATCTTTAAATAAGGCAATCGCGTCTTTTTCTGACTTGGCATGAATAAGCTTCCTCATTAATACCGCTCGAATATCATTGCGCATCTGCTGTTTAATAGAACGATAAAGGTCATCTGCCTCTTGTTCGGCTTGATTTTTTATCGCTAGGCTTAATAATTTTTCAAACGTAAATGTTTCTCCCGGTTTAGCCACTGCCTGGTAAATTTCTTGGGTTGTGACCCATTTCACCGTTTGCTCTTCTAAAAGCTCTCGTAGGCGCCCCGCACCTTGTAGGAGGTCATCTTTAGTTGTATGCTTTGAAAAAGTGGCAATCCCTTCCGCTTTGGAAAATTGTTTCACATCTGCGCCAAACATGTGCTTATGATCGCAAAAAGTAAAGCGTTGATGCGGCATAAGCTGACTTTGTTCCAAGGGAAGTATGCTATCCCTTCCTCTCTCTAAGATTTTTAGTTGGTCTTCATGAAAAAAAACGATGCCCCGAATTTCGGGATTATTTTTGTTAAAATGGCCAAGTAATTTTTTAGCAATTTCTAAATTTCCTCCGCCTGCATCACTTCCACCCCCTTTAAACAAGGCTCCGATGTCAATGAGCATGCGGAAATTTGTCTTTCCGGGAAGGATTTTCTCCAACATGCATTCTAATATTTCGGCTGAAGTTTGCCCTACTAAAGTATCCAAAGTGCTAGGATCTGCACATTTTCTTGAAAGAACGTCTAAAACTCGCTCATCACTCCCTAAGTCCTTTTCATAGCGGGTGGATAATCCATATATACTAGGATTTCCAGGTGTAGCAGACATGGCAATTAAGCTACCTACTTGAGATCTAAGGTTCTGAGAATCACTTCTCAACTTTAAGGCATATTTTTTAATAGAGGGAGAAACAAATAATTTCACATAATGGAAAATCACCTCATCGTTTTGATTAATTTCATTTTTCCATCCTTCCATATCTCCCTCTTCCAATAGAAACAAATCTTTTATTGCTGGGGGAAAATGTTTTTCAAAAAACCTATAGGATTCCGTTTTACTCACGTCTATTAACCGAATTTTGGATTCGGCAAGGGCAGAAAATTGCAACTGTTTAACCAATTTCCATAATTTTTCAGTAGATAGTCGCTGATTTAGATAAGTGAGATAGGTTTTATTTAAGATTTCATGAATATTGTCGTAATCTGCATTCTCGATTGGTGAATCGCTTGCCTCATAAGGCTTTGCATATTCAGAGCCATTTGCTAGGTGAGAAAGGCCGTAATGCACGTTGACAATTTTATTTGAAAGCATACTAGGCAGCAATGCTGTTAATTCCCCTTTTAATAAACCAATCTCCTGCTTTCTTGGATGGCTTAAAATCCATTGCGGAATAAGGGGCAATTTACCTAAAACGTACTCACCGAATTCGGCTTGCAAATGGGGAGCTATCTTTAGGTATTCTCCCATATGTTGGGCGATGCGCGGGGCAATTTCTTGCTTAATCATTTCTTCTGAAACAAGATATTGCAAATTCTTTTTAACATTCATCTTTTGAACAATCTCAGGCTCGCTGACTATAAAACGAAACAATTCTTCTAAAAGGAGAATATTTTTTAACGGCTCAGTTACAGGATCGCCAATAGTAAAATTCACCTCTTTTTTAGCAGAAAGAGTTACATGCTCTTCATCAAAATGCGCTTCAGAGGTTAAAAACGCTTTTAAAATATTTTGCAAGACAGAAATTTCCCCTTTAGCTGGATTAGTAGCTCTGAGGGAGGCTTGATAAAGCTTTTCCAAAAATTTTAATTCTGTGCATTGTAAACTTTCAGGGCGAGCATTCAATTGACTTTTTTCTAAACGAGCCTTGCCTAGCTCGCGTCTTGCGAAAATAAGATGATAAAGCTCTGTAGAAGCTGACC
This window of the Parachlamydia sp. AcF125 genome carries:
- the rsmH gene encoding 16S rRNA (cytosine(1402)-N(4))-methyltransferase RsmH, whose protein sequence is MSRVHQSVLLNEVVKLFSPCSLRVFVDGTAGAGGHSAALLALHPEIERLIAIDQDPLALVIASENLISWKDKVTFISGNFEDLEKFLDQLEVDSVDGILLDLGVSSMQLDRGEKGFSFLKDGPLDMRMDPRNPVTAALIVNSWSQEELERIIRKYGEEKHWRAAARAIVKARMQKPILTTLQLVEVLRTVLHVKPAKKIHPCTLVFQALRICVNRELEVIEKVVPAAIKRLKRGGRLGVISFHSLEDGIVKNLFRHAASDKWETRGIGGVFRDKEPEVRLVTRKPLIASEEEVEINPRSRSAKLRVVEKI
- a CDS encoding DUF5399 domain-containing protein; this translates as MATIDQLDLSVYNLYAIRTKMLEQIDQQLSLKSASSIPPQTQIVDVFPKLTEIDILLGIVPLHTPWAYFYPPQRIRNLRRSPFAFYRVAPSLGSYEAQEELEATLAAIPCNTPEEEQEKKAISNCFKQINKINEWLGFIVGRIGQFLQG
- a CDS encoding tetratricopeptide repeat protein, whose product is MAKINWVKTLGWTEEQLDELRLTGYAYLRQGKYEIALSFYEALAALAPESAYDLQTLGALYLQLNNPLKALKCFDQALKVEADHAPTLLNVAKALFMLGKKTEGLKLAHLLQNEPSLAISNTAKALILAYS
- a CDS encoding DegT/DnrJ/EryC1/StrS family aminotransferase, translating into MLEAPNFIPYARQSIDDSDREEVMKAMSGSFLTRGPYVQAFEQAIANYCGAKYAVAFNSASTGLMAACHVGKIQPGDRFITTPNSFVISTGVASLRKTTPTFVDIDRKSGNLNIEQLACNANLPASRGKTVVLPVHFAGIPVDMKKLDQMLRNPNVLVIEDAAHALGSRYPSGEKVGSCRWSAMTVFSFHPAKNLTTGEGGMVLTNDPDLDERLRRFRNNGIEKNGEMQKKMPWYYEVEEITGNFHMTELQAALGLSQLKRLDFFISKRQRLVALYRQLFKHTPHLNFFSPKHDAYSAYHLFVVQIDFKAIKQTRTEVMRKLYEEGIGTQVHYIPIYRHPVYKSSLGDISPFFPEMEAYYSEALSLPLYVDLSEEEVQKVCFCLKKVLKRAS